DNA from Desulfarculus baarsii DSM 2075:
CAGCGCTTCGACAAGGGCTCCATCGTGGTCAACCTGGGCCGCACCGAGGCCATTTTGCTGGCCCGCGAGCAGGTGCCCCGCGAGGGTTACCGCCCCGGCGACCGCGTCCGGGCCTACGTGCTCGACGTCAAGCGCGTCTCGCGCGGGCCGCAGATCATCCTCTCGCGCACCCATCCCGGCTTTGTCGAGGCGCTTTTCGAGTTGGAGGTGCCCGAGATCGCCGAGGGCATCGTGACCATCGAGGGCGTGGCCCGCGAGGCCGGCAGCCGCACCAAGCTGGGCGTCAGCTCCAGCGACCGCGACGTGGACCCGGTGGGCGCCTGCGTGGGCATGAAGGGTTCGCGGGTGCAGGCGGTGGTGCAGGAGCTGCGCGGCGAAAAGATCGACATCATCGCCTACGACTCCGACCCGGCCCGTTACGTGGTCAACGCCCTGGCCCCGGCCGAGATCAGCCGCGTGGTCGTGGATGAATCCAACAACACCATGGAAGTGATCGTGGCCGACGAGATGCTCTCGCTGGCCATCGGTCGCCGCGGGCAAAACGTGCGCCTGGCCAGCAAACTGACCGGCTGGAAGATCGACGTCAAGAGCGAGTCCAAGTACAGTGAGAGCCTGCGTGACGGCTATCGTTCGCTGCTGGACGTCGTCGGCGTCAGCGATATCGGCGCCGACACCCTGTTCCAGGCCGGCTACGCCTCGGCCGACGCCCTGGCCTACGCCAACGCCGCCGACCTGGCCGCCTTGCCGGGCATCGACGACGAACGGGCCCAACGCCTGATCGACGACGCCAGGGACTATATCCAGCGTCGTCGCCAGGCCAGCGACGCGGCCAGGGCCGGCGGCCAGGCCCAACGCGAGGCTCCGGTCGCCCCGGCGGCCGACGAGTAGACCGTGACCGAACGCGGCCGCGGTGCACCGGAGCGCACCTGCGTGGCCTGCAAAAAACGCGCGCCCCAGGAGGAACTGCTGCGCCTGGCCCTGCGCGGGGCCGAGGTGGAGCCCGATCCGAAGCGC
Protein-coding regions in this window:
- the nusA gene encoding transcription termination factor NusA, with amino-acid sequence MSELRRMIDHVAREKGLDREILISTLEEAMQSAARRKLGSKVEVDVAYNDEIGEVEVFEFKEVVEELTDPDTQIGFEDARRLDPDCELGDELGIKVETADFGRIAAQSAKQVIIQRMKDAERDIIFEDFKDRKGEIINGIVQRFDKGSIVVNLGRTEAILLAREQVPREGYRPGDRVRAYVLDVKRVSRGPQIILSRTHPGFVEALFELEVPEIAEGIVTIEGVAREAGSRTKLGVSSSDRDVDPVGACVGMKGSRVQAVVQELRGEKIDIIAYDSDPARYVVNALAPAEISRVVVDESNNTMEVIVADEMLSLAIGRRGQNVRLASKLTGWKIDVKSESKYSESLRDGYRSLLDVVGVSDIGADTLFQAGYASADALAYANAADLAALPGIDDERAQRLIDDARDYIQRRRQASDAARAGGQAQREAPVAPAADE